A window of Ranitomeya variabilis isolate aRanVar5 chromosome 2, aRanVar5.hap1, whole genome shotgun sequence contains these coding sequences:
- the RHOB gene encoding rho-related GTP-binding protein RhoB: protein MAAIRKKLVVVGDGACGKTCLLIVFSKDEFPEVYVPTVFENYVADIEVDGKQVELALWDTAGQEDYDRLRPLSYPDTDVILMCFSVDSPDSLENIPEKWVPEVKHFCPNVPIILVANKKDLRNDEHIRNELARMKQEPVRPEDGRAMAIRISAYEYLECSAKTKDGVREVFETATRAALQKRHGPSGECMSCCRLL, encoded by the coding sequence ATGGCGGCGATCCGCAAGAAGCTGGTGGTGGTGGGGGACGGCGCGTGCGGCAAGACGTGCCTGCTCATCGTGTTCAGCAAGGACGAGTTCCCCGAGGTGTACGTGCCCACCGTGTTCGAGAACTACGTGGCGGACATCGAGGTGGACGGGAAGCAGGTGGAGCTGGCGCTGTGGGACACGGCCGGCCAGGAGGACTATGACCGGCTGCGGCCGCTCTCCTACCCGGACACGGACGTCATCCTCATGTGCTTCTCCGTGGACAGCCCGGACTCGCTGGAGAACATCCCCGAGAAGTGGGTGCCCGAGGTGAAGCACTTCTGCCCCAacgtgcccatcatcctggtggccAACAAGAAGGACCTGCGCAACGACGAGCACATCCGCAACGAGCTGGCGCGCATGAAGCAGGAGCCGGTGCGGCCCGAGGACGGCCGGGCCATGGCCATCCGCATCTCCGCCTACGAGTACCTGGAGTGCTCGGCCAAGACCAAGGACGGCGTGCGGGAAGTGTTCGAGACGGCCACCAGGGCGGCGCTGCAGAAGAGGCACGGGCCCAGCGGGGAGTGCATGAGCTGCTGCCGCCTGCTCTGA